One genomic region from Syngnathus typhle isolate RoL2023-S1 ecotype Sweden linkage group LG17, RoL_Styp_1.0, whole genome shotgun sequence encodes:
- the gga3b gene encoding ADP-ribosylation factor-binding protein GGA3, producing the protein MAYQEGESLESWLNKATHPTNRQEDWEYIIGFCDQVNKELEGPQIAIPLLVHKIHSPQEWEALQALTVLEACMKNCGRRFHNEVGKYRFLNELIKVVSPKYMGDSAPEKAKTKIVEMLYSWTVAFPNEPKINEAYQTLRRQGLVTRDPELPLDRTLIPSPPTRPKHPVFDNEDMGKLLTELLRSKNPEDLQEANRLIKNMVKEDEVRVQKASKRCNTLEEVNINVKLLSEMLSHYDKDSSSESDKEIMKELYDRCDKLRRAAFKMATEAEDNDTSLGDILQASDDLSRVINAYKKIVEGLPINGDSLEPRGHNDSPETTDTLVDLAGGADPPSPPQPAVPALLSGDLSDILGDSSFPALPPPPKQPTGSPAHQGSGPAHPPPDFASDAFSLLDQELLSLGLKDEDPALAGNQPKPKLNEATNQWSSLQPPASSADLFGSAVCPAPLLPPAEPDLTSLQNLQDLAMMGFPDHKSHMMMGSNFRAPPVVPPPTGVSSSSSPGSLLQTVLPSSPALTHTKAQNLASIPGSPLFHPLSPAHAAAQGSPARAAQISLSNVHVPLEAIRPSKVLPVTAYDKDGVRVLFNFASDSPPGRLDVLVMVVSMLNTAPLPVHGVVLQAAVPKSMKVKLQPPSGTELAAFNPILPPASITQIMLLANPMKEKVRLRYKLAFTLGGVLCNEVGEVDQFPPPEAWGHL; encoded by the exons AAGTCAACAAAGAACTTGAAGG CCCCCAAATTGCAATACCATTACTAGTCCACAAAATCCACTCACCACAAGAATGGGAAGCTCTTCAGGCTCTTACA GTGTTAGAGGCGTGCATGAAAAACTGCGGGAGGAGGTTTCATAATGAAGTTGGAAAATATCGATTTTTAAACGAGTTGATTAAAGTTGTGTCTCCAAAG TACATGGGCGACAGCGCACCCGAGAAGGCAAAGACAAAGATTGTAGAAATGCTGTACAGCTGGACCGTGGCGTTCCCTAATGAGCCTAAGATAAACGAAGCCTACCAAACACTGAGAAGACAAG GGCTGGTGACCCGGGACCCAGAATTGCCGCTGGACCGGACTTTGATTCCCTCTCCGCCCACACGGCCTAAACACCCTGTGTTTGACAACGAAGACATGGGGAAG cTCCTTACTGAGCTTCTCCGGAGCAAAAATCCTGAAGACCTTCAGGAGGCCAACAGGTTAATCAAAAATATGGTTAAGGAG GACGAGGTACGGGTGCAGAAGGCATCAAAACGCTGCAACACGCTGGAGGAGGTAAACATCAACGTCAAGCTCTTGTCCGAGATGCTGTCCCACTACGACAAAGATTCCTCGTCAGAGTCTGACAAGGAGATTATGAAG GAACTGTATGACCGCTGTGATAAGCTGAGGCGGGCCGCTTTCAAAATGGCCACAGAGGCTGAGGACAACGACACTAGTTTAG GTGACATCCTGCAGGCCAGCGATGATCTCTCCAGAGTCATCAACGCCTACAAGAAGATTGTTGAGGGCTTGCCCATCAATGGAGACAGCCTGGAGCCTCGTGGACATAACG ACTCGCCGGAGACGACGGACACACTCGTGGACCTGGCCGGCGGCGCTGACCCGCCGAGCCCTCCTCAACCCGCAGTCCCCGCGCTGCTCTCCGGCGATCTGTCAGACATCTTGGGAGATTCGTCCTTCCCCGCCCTGCCGCCGCCTCCGAAACAGCCGACGGGCTCTCCGGCCCATCAGGGCAGCGGTCCGGCTCACCCTCCGCCTGACTTCGCCTCCGACGCGTTCTCGCTTCTTGATCAGGAGCTGCTGTCGTTAG GACTAAAAGATGAGGACCCCGCATTAGCAGGCAACCAACCCAAACCAAAGCTGAACGAAGCGACCAATCAATGGAGTTCTTTGCAG CCCCCTGCATCGAGTGCAGATTTGTTTGGGAGCGCTGTATGCCCGGCTCCACTCTTACCCCCGGCAGAACCTGACTTGACCTCACTCCAGAATCTTCAAGACTTGGCTATGATGGGCTTCCCCGATCACAaaag TCATATGATGATGGGAAGCAATTTCAGGGCACCGCCAGTCGTTCCTCCCCCTACGGGCGTGTCGAGCTCCTCCTCTCCAGGATCTCTCCTTCAAACCGTTCTGCCCAGCTCGCCTGCTCTGACCCACACCAAGGCCCAGAACCTGGCCTCCATCCCGGGCAGCCCGCTGTTCCACCCGCTCTCCCCAGCCCACGCCGCCGCTCAGGGAAGCCCTGCCAGAGCGGCGCAGATATCCCTGAGCAATGTTCACGTTCCTCTGGAGGCCATCAGACCCA GTAAAGTGCTGCCGGTCACCGCCTACGACAAGGACGGCGTTCGGGTTCTGTTCAACTTTGCCTCCGACTCTCCCCCCGGCAGGCTCGACGTGTTAGTCATGGTGGTGTCCATGCTTAACACGGCACCACTCCCTGTGCACGGGGTGGTACTGCAAGCTGCTGTACCAAAG TCAATGAAGGTGAAGCTGCAGCCTCCTTCGGGAACAGAACTGGCTGCGTTCAACCCCATCCTGCCGCCAGCCTCCATCACACAGATCATGCTGCTGGCCAATCCAATGAAG GAGAAGGTTCGCCTGCGTTACAAACTGGCATTCACACTTGGGGGTGTACTGTGCAACGAGGTGGGGGAAGTGGACCAGTTCCCCCCGCCCGAGGCATGGGGACACCTATAA